The following proteins are co-located in the Haloprofundus halophilus genome:
- a CDS encoding SHOCT domain-containing protein — MASSNQLDTTTVLLLILGAFILFPLLTMGMGFGGMMGYGGMMGQYGSTGSWWPVIGMLVPLAFLVALLGGGYLLFRQVSETQASHNPAMEELRLAYARGDLTDEEFESRQNNLKQSE; from the coding sequence ATGGCTTCATCGAATCAACTGGACACAACGACGGTGCTGCTCCTGATTCTCGGAGCGTTCATCCTCTTTCCGTTGCTCACGATGGGGATGGGGTTCGGCGGGATGATGGGATACGGGGGAATGATGGGCCAGTACGGTAGTACCGGCAGCTGGTGGCCCGTTATCGGAATGCTCGTCCCACTCGCCTTCCTCGTTGCGCTTCTCGGCGGTGGCTATCTCCTCTTTAGACAGGTGAGCGAAACACAAGCATCTCACAATCCCGCGATGGAAGAATTACGTCTGGCGTACGCCCGTGGCGATCTCACGGACGAAGAGTTCGAATCCCGCCAAAACAATCTAAAACAATCAGAGTGA
- a CDS encoding DUF302 domain-containing protein codes for MEYTIQTSVTGEFDDVVKATNAALTDGGFGVLCDIDIQATLKEKLGEEFRQYRILGACNPPLAYEGLTEEIELGALLPCNVIVYETDDGDIVVSAVDPEQLVGIADNDALDSIETEVTERFDRVLAAVRNEFDPASEA; via the coding sequence ATGGAATACACAATACAGACATCAGTCACTGGCGAATTCGACGACGTCGTTAAGGCAACGAACGCTGCACTCACAGACGGGGGATTCGGCGTCCTCTGTGATATCGACATTCAGGCAACACTCAAGGAGAAGCTTGGCGAAGAGTTCCGTCAGTATCGCATCCTCGGTGCGTGTAATCCCCCGCTGGCATACGAAGGCTTGACCGAGGAAATCGAGCTCGGTGCGCTCTTACCCTGCAACGTCATCGTCTATGAGACCGATGACGGCGACATCGTGGTAAGTGCGGTCGATCCGGAGCAGTTGGTCGGGATTGCTGATAACGACGCGCTTGATTCCATCGAAACCGAGGTCACTGAGCGATTCGATCGTGTACTGGCAGCCGTTAGAAATGAGTTCGACCCTGCGTCGGAGGCCTAA
- a CDS encoding DUF7521 family protein gives MASHVVTLYVDGFALVGLGGLLEGVLFELLQVSIFEAGFVAALITAAGMLSILYALYART, from the coding sequence ATGGCATCACACGTAGTTACCCTGTACGTCGACGGCTTCGCGCTGGTCGGGCTTGGCGGCCTCCTCGAAGGCGTACTCTTCGAACTCCTCCAGGTGTCAATCTTCGAGGCGGGATTCGTCGCAGCACTCATCACTGCGGCCGGGATGCTGTCAATCCTCTACGCCCTGTATGCCCGAACCTAA